The genomic stretch TCAGGCAGGACAGGGCGACGGTCCGACGCATCTTTATGCGGCTCGTCTGTGGGAATCGGGACGCTTCGTTCAGCACTACGATTTCCAGGGACTTGTTTTTCGCAATGCGAAGAATGAAACACTGGCCTGTGATGCAGTCCTGGATCTGGTGGCCTGGCCTGGGAGCTTGACGTTGACGGCCAACGTGGCGGTAAACCAGTCCTATGAGAAGGCATCTCTGCGACTGGGACTCAACAGCAAGGCGGGGAACTGGAACGAAGAGCTGTTGGTCGAAAATGGCTGGAACGGTGGACAGCAAAAGAGCGTGACGTTGACTTGCCCGCTTGCTTCGAGTGGGATCATGGAGGAAGCCCAGGCAATTGCCGTTGAGACGCCGGATGGAACGTCTTTTCCGGTACGTTTCGATCCACAGAAGAATTGCTACGTGGCGTCTGTGAAGAATCTGAGACGGAGCTGGAAAACGGGCTACACCGACATCCGAAATTATGATGAGTTCAAGATCACGGTCAAAGAATCCGCTTCGCAAGCCACCTTGCCGTTCATGCTGGATATGCGACCGCCTGCGAACGTGACCGGACTCTGTCCGATGCTGTGTGACGAAGAGGGGCGACCGATCGGCATCCCCGTGCAGCTGAGTAAGAACTGGCACAACGATTCGATGGGCGCCTACTTCATGCCCTATACCCTTTTGCCAGCCGACAAGACTCGCACCTATCTCCTTCGCGTGGCCTATGGTTTTTACGGAACACTTCCATCCGCAAGCCATGCCCAGTTGAGCCTACTGGGCTACGTGAATGCCAAGGCAGGCAACGGTCGCTGGGATCAGCTGGCCATTGGCTGCTGGGGCGAAACGATCTGCTTCGATATGGACATGAGTCTTGTCGATGTTGCGATCACTGATATTCGCATGCTGATGTCCCGCAACGGACTGAGCGGGCAAAAATGGCAATGGACCGAAGCCGGCTGGGGAGGCGATTGGCTCAACATCGAAGATGCCAACCAGAAGAAGTTTTTTTGGACCGATCTCAAAACCGCTTACCTGGCGCACGGCCCTTGCCTAACGGATGTCAAATACGATGGCTTCTATGGCATCAATGGCGAGGTTGATTTTAGAGCTCAGATTCAAACCACGCGGACGGATGACTACGCCCGCACTTTCCAAAAATTAAGCTACACGTTTACCAGTGATGTCTCGGCGAAGGACATCTCGCTTTACAAACTGGGACGCACCAACAACTACAACACACCGACGGTTGCCTACGGCAATCGTGACGGCCTTCTCAAAAAGCGAGAGGTTCCTGATGACCTAAAGCCGGGCACGTTGTTCTTGGAACCGGTCGAGTTGTCAGGTTCGGGTCCTCATTGGGTTGCCTTTGCCGGGGCATCGGAAACTGCGAACCCACGGGGAAAACCCAATGGCTACCGTGCCTTGATTGTTCGTCGGTACGAAGCCTTGGTCGGTGGAAAAACATTTACCCAGCCAACCATCAGCGCCCCAGTCCATTCAGCCACACCTAACAACGTTGATATCGAATTGCTTCCGCCCTCGGGTATTCGGAAATTCAGCAGAGGCGATCGCATTGAACTGGACCTAGAACTGATCACTCTACCTCGCGTGGCCGATGACTATTACGGCCCCAATGAATCCTTTCGTAAACATCTCACAGCCAACGCCAATTCTTGGAAAACCACTCACCGCGAGGCCAGAGGCAACGATCTGATCGTCTCGGTTTCCGGTGGCACGATGCTTCGAAATTATCCTCTGGTTATCCAGGCCCAGGAGCCAGAGGTCACCGTTGTCATCAAGGGAGGCGTCGGTGCTGTTCCGATTCGGTTTGAAGGTTTGACTTCCAATCAAGGCTACAGTTTGCATCGCGTTGCCGATGGCAAACGCATCGAACTGGAACAGTCCGTTCACGGCCATGACTTCTGGCAGACGGACTTCGATGCAGCTACGAATTCGTACAAGATGAGTTTCAATTTGCCCTTGGACGGATTGGAAGAATCGCAGTGGGTCTTCACGAGGCTCCGCAGAACACAAAAAAGCAAGGATTGAGTGGAACCGCGACCTTGCCACTGTCATATGACAGTGTTACGATTCAGGCATGGAACGTTTATTCTCCATTTCCGAATTGCGAACGATCGCGGCCCGGGCGCTGCAAGACGCGGACTATGTCCCGGCTGCTTCGGCGCGCGTCCGTGATGTGCCCGATACTCGCACGATCCGCTACTACACGTCGCTGGGGCTGATCGATCGCCCCACCGAGATGCGTGGTCGGACGGCGTTTTACGGATCGCGGCATGTGTTGCAGTTGGTCGCCATCAAGCGATTGCAGGCCGATAGCCTGACACTGTCAGATATCCAACAGCGACTCGCCGGGATGACGACAAAAAAGCTGCAATCCACTGCCGCATTGCCCGCCGGCTTCTGGAAGCAAGCGAAACGCTACCTCGACCAGTTGCCGACATCACCCGCGGCCCCCACGTCAAAGATCGAAGCGTCCCAGAACGAAACCGCGGACGGTGACGAGTTTTGGATCCGCCCCGCGGCGGCGCCGTCGGATCCGACTGGCGCGGCCGGCGAAGTTTCCGGTTGTCGAATTTCACAGTCGCTGCAGATCGCATTGCACCCCGATGCACAACTGACCATCACCACATCCACCAGTGCCAAACAGATCGGTCCTGCGAGTCTGCAACGATTACGAGCGGCCGCCGATTCGCTAATTCGCGAACTGGTTCGCCAGGGTTTGATCGACACACATTCCACATCGACGCGAGACACACGGTCCTAGGTCCGTTTCTTTTCTTTGGAGGCTTCTGCCATGACTACCTTCACACTGCCGCGAATCGACCAAGCTGACGAAGCCGATACACCCTTGGGTTTCGGCTCGCTAAAGACGGACATCGGAAACATGCCGCTTAAGCAACTCGGCTATCACACTCGCGTGGTCGGCATGGGTGCCGCCACAACGATCAAGCAAACCTTTTATAACCCGTTCGACGAGTGCATCGAAGCCACGTACATCTTTCCGATCGAGGGCGACCAAGCCGTTGTCGGTTGCGAGATCTGGGTCGCCGACCGTTTGGTGCGTGCGCAATTGAAGGAGCGAGGTCAAGCGAGATCCGATTACCGACGTGCGATCCACGATGGTTACCGCGCCGCCTTGCTTGAACAAAATCGCGGTGAAACCTTCTCGATGAAGGTTGGAAACATTCCGCCCGGCGAAGCGATCCAGGTTCGCATCGAAACGATCGGAAACCTAACCGTTGCTCATGGCGAATGGACCTTGCGGTTACCCCTTGTCGTGGCACCTCGCTACACATCCGGCTTTCCGATGCCGGGCCGCAGCGTGGGCTCCGGCGTCGCGGCGGATACCGACCAAGTGCCCGATGCGTCGACCGTGACGCCACCAACTTGGTTGCCCGGTTTTCCTAGCCCCGTGGATTTGTCACTCTCCGTCGACATCGATTTGGGTGCTCTTTCGGATGCTCCCGATTGGCCGACGCGACTGCGAAGCAGCCTGCATGCTGTTGCCGTCCAAACACAATCCGATGACGGGGGCACCGCACGATCGGCAAGCCTAAGAATCCAGCCTGGCGAAAAGGTGGACCGTGATTTCATCCTTCGCGGTTCGTTGAACACGTCGCAAACGACCGCTTCGTTGATGCATGACGAATCCAACGCGACGTTCGCGGTTCAAGTCTCGCCGCCCGCGAAAGCGTCATCATCGCCACGTGACATCGTGTTCCTGTTAGATCGCAGCGGCAGCATGTCGGGCTGGAAAATGGACGCCGCCCGACGAGGCATCAGTCGCCTGATCGACACACTGTCGCCGCAAGATCGATTTCAGGTACTGGCGTTTGACAATCGGATCGAGACGCCACTTGCAGGAACGCCGATTCAACTGCAACCGGCCACCGACGCCAACCGATATCGAGCAGTGCGTTGGCTTGCGAAAATAGAAGCTCGGGGCGGAACAGAAATGGGGTGGGCGATGGAACAAGCGATTCAGCCGTTCGCTTCTCCGTCGAATGAATTTGATTCCAACCCACGGTCCGCAGCTTTGGTTCTGGTGACGGACGGACAGATCACGGGCGAGGACTCTGTTTTGCGTTTGCTTGGGCAAATCCCCAAGCAACGATGTCCACGAATTTATTGCCTTGGCGTCGACCGGGCAGTCAATGGCGGCGTCTTGAAACGTTTGACAAAGTTCACCAACGGAACCTACGAGCTGGTCGAATCGGAAAAACGACTGGACGAAATCCTGCAACGATTCGGACTCGAAATGGGATCTCCATCGATCACAGACTTGCGTTTCGAAGCGATCGACGGCGATATTTCTCAACTGACGCCCAACGGCCAGGACGTTCTGTACTCCGGGCGCCCCGTTTCATTCTATGGCCGAACGACCGGATCTGGATCGCCTCGCATCGCCATCCACGGGACGCAGACCAATGGCCAACCGTGGAGTCAGATTCTCGATCCCATGCCAGTCACCACGGGCGGCAACGAAACCAGCGTCTTGCATTCGCTTTGGGGACGAGCCCGTCTACGAGAACTCGAAGACCAATTTGCCGCGTCCGCTGCACCGGACCGCTTGCTACAAAATGCAATCACCCGATGTTCGCTTGAAACGAACGTTCTCTCTCGCTTCACTGCGTTCGTGGCCGTCGACGATACCGAGCGCGTGAACGCCAACCGACATCCGCATTCGATCACCCAACCCGTTGAATCACCCGAAGGATGGCAATCATCCGCCGCGGCGCCGATTGCCCGCAACCGCTTGGTCGCGTTCCCGAAGCCTGCGACTGTCCGACAACCGTCCACGGGATCCTACGTATCGAAGGGCCCATCCACGAGCGGCTTTGCGTTACCCAAACAGTTCGATGACCTGATCGTCCAAAAGGGAATCGTCAGCTTGGATCAATTCAGTGAAGCCGAAGCACTGGCCAAGTCAACCGCAACGAACGTCGGCAACGCGTTGGTTCGTCTGCAGTATGCGACAAGCGAAGAAGTCGCCCGAGTGACCGCTGAGTCGTTCAAGATGCCGTACGTGAATCTGCGACACACGTCGATTCCATTGAATGTCGTTGAGCTGATTCCCGAATCGGTCGCCAGAGAAAACGGTGTGATGCCGCTGAGCCAGTCAGGAAATTCGTTGACGGTCCTGATCAGCAATCCGTCCGACTTGGAAACGATCGAAAAGCTGCGATTCATCCTCAATCGAAACATCCAAGTCATGGTCGCATCCCCCGAAGCGATCATGCAAAGCATCAATTTGCACTATGGACAAGTCGAGGGTGAATCGGCCGATTCGATGCTGCAAGAGTTCACGGACACGGCCATCGACTTCACCGAAACCGCCGATGATGACGACATGATGGATGGCGATTCCGATGCCTGCTTCGGCTTGGCAGACGATATCGTTGCGGGACGTCTGCAAAGCGATGACGAAGTTTACGGCATGATCCAGCCAACGAATGATTGGATCGAACCGCCGATGCGCAAACGAAGGGCGTCGCAACCCAAACCTGCGCCCCAGCTGAATGACTCGCCCGTGATTCGGTTGGTCAACCTATTGATCGCCGAAGCGATTCAATTGCGAGCGACTCACGTGATCCTAAGTCCACGCACCGAGGCGGTGGTCGTTCACTATGTGGTCGACGGCGTCGCCGTGGAACGCGAGAGGATCCCACGACGTATGTTGGCGGCGATCATTTCGCGATTGAAGATTCTGTCGAACGTCGACATCGCGATCCAGGACCAACTCCAGTCTGGGACCATGAAGTTGACGGTCGGAGACAAGTCAACGGTCAGCCAAGTTCACTTCGCGCCCACGCAAGAGGGAACCAAGGTTTTGATTGAACTTGGCGTCGAAGGTCAACCATCACCGGATGCAACCGTTCCCGATAGTGTTCGCGAGTGGTGGGATCCTGTTACGCCGCTGCAATAGACAATTCCGTTCGTCCGAAAGGTGACGCGATTGCGATCGCGGGAGTCTTCGTCGCAGTCGGGCGACGGGGTCAGTTTGGCCAGCAGTCGTCGACCACGAAAATCCGATCTGCTTCTTGGACCCGATCTCCATCAAGCTGAAATCTGGCCAGCAGCACCGGTGAACCGAATCGGGCGTCGCTCTGGCCGATTCGATGGACAACTTGCTCGCCGGTCGAAAGCGAGTTCCATGTGCCGGCGCCCTCAGCAATAGCCGAAAGCCAAAACGGCTTATTGAGCACGCGATATCGGAACTGGGCATCGTGGCGGATAATATCCAAATCAGATGACCGAATGATGGTGCCTCGCAAGTGATCCGCCAGCATTCGATCCGGCAGCGTCGACGGCGGAAACTGGGACGATTCGTAAAAGACCACCCCTTTGACAATCGCCTGCCGAATCTCGATCCCTGAATATGGCCCACGACTGATCGGCAACTGATGCTGCTCGATTCGGTCGATCTTCCGCTGGAACGTGTCGCGGAGATTGGGACCAATGAAGTGGCTGCCCAGGATCGTTTGATCGTGTTGATACAGATAAAACTTCACGGCGACTTCCAAGTGGTTCAGTCGCCCCGCTTCATCACGAAAAACAAAGTCAACCTCGCCAAGCGTATCGTTACCACGCCGAATTTGCTCGCTGGCAGCGACAATTTCGACGCCCCGCACATGAGCCAACCAATAGTGCATCAATCGTTCAAAATAGTGACCGACTTTGCGCGGCGGTTGGTACCGGAAAAACTCGACCAAGTGATCGACGTCAATTTTGCTCGGCACAATGACCAGGCCCTCCGTCGCCAATGCTTCCGCCGGCACAGCGTGCTCCACCGGCAGTGGTTCGGTCTGTACCGATGCCAGCGCTGGACTGTTAATCGCCCATGCCAAGTCGGCGAGTAGTTGCGGTCCAGAAAGCATAAGACGTGGCAAGTTTGGTCGATGGAGTGTCGGTTGGAAAATTGGAGAAGGGTAGTGTAGAGAATACAGTTGCACTTCGAGGAATTTTGTGGCAAGTCGCACTGGATGGGGCGATCCTTAAGACGAACAAACTGGTAGCTCGAGGCTGCTATCGCGCCGGTGATACACCTTCGGTTGGTGACCACACGTCGACGCCAGGAAGAAGTTCTCGCAACTGGTCGACCGGCAGTGTCCATTTGCCGTGATAGCCAACATACAACGTCTTCAAACGCGACAGGGCTTTCAGACTCTCCAGCCCGGCATCGGTCACCGTGGTCTTCGGGTTCGTTGCGTAGACCGGCGCGAGGACCAAAGTTTCCAAATTTGGCAACACGCTCAGCTCGCCGACCGACGCATCATTAAGATGCTCGAACGAACTAAGGTACAGCGTGTGGAATCTGGGCAATCCCTGCAGGTGCTTCAAACCACCGGCAAAGTTCGACTGACTTACATCAAGCAGTTCCAGATTCTTGAGTGACGATAGCTTTGCGAGGTCATCCCCGATCATTCGTCGCGATGATGAATCGTAGATATAGACGCCGCTTAGCGAAAGCCGTTGCAGGCTGGCGAGACTGCCGATCGTGTCGAGATCGCTTTGCGTCAGATACAGGTGCATCAAGTTGAGTCCTTTCAAGTGGGTGAACTCTTTTAAGAACGCCAATCGCGAGGAGCTTCCGTCGCGATCCGGCTTCCAGTTTGGTTCCACCACCTGCATGACGATTTCTTCGCCTGGCACAAACGTTACCTGCGACTCGATGAACTCAGGCATTCTTCCCAAATCCAGGTATTCAACTTCGGCTTGTAGACCTCGATCGCGAATCGCTTGCAACTTGGCGAAGTCATCAATGGCTTCGGCAGGTAACTGGAACTGTGGCGTGGAAACTCGCACCGTATTGCGAGAAACTTCGGGTCGCACAACCGCGTCTGGCTGAGCGGGAAGTTCATCGCGAGAGACCTGCTCGGTTGTCAAATCCGCGTAAACGATCATGTATTGATCGTCTGCTTCGGGTGCATACCAAAGCAGTGGGCGATTCGATTGGTTCAATTCCCCACCACCGAAATAGTTCCAGTCGTTCTCTGGTTTCATTGAAAGTTGAAACGCGATCGCCCGCCCGATGGCGGTACCAAATTCCTGAGCCGATTTTAGTGCCGCAGCCTTTTCGGATTCCGTCCCGTTGTTCACCTGATTTTCCAGAGAAGCGGCAAACTTGCTCAGAATTCCCAACTGTGTGCCGGTTGAATCATCGATGGACAACCAAAGCGGAAACTTCGATTTGTTCGCATGAGCGCACAGTCGCAACATCTCGACAACATCGTCGAGCGTCGCCGGCGAAAGATGTTGCGACACGTCGTCAACAGCCAGCAACTCGAAACCGTCGGGCAGGGCGGTGGAAAACTGATCCACGTTGACATCGACGTTCATTTGGATGTCGGACATGATTCGCCACATCGGCACCGATTCGCCATCGTTCATGTGCGCCGGAATTTCAAACCGGACCGCAACGAGCGCCGGTGCGAGCGTTGCTACATCGAACCATGCTCGGACGATTTCGCCACCGAGGGTTGATTCGTATCCTTCCAGTGTGACGCCGTCTCGCATTTGCGTACCGAGCGACTTGACGCTTCCGTCCCCGATTCTGTCGACGCGAAAATGGTGCAGCAATGCTTCGACCACCCGCGCCGGGGATGTAGCATCCAAGACCATCGCCGAAGGGCCTTCCATGACGATTGCGTGTTTGGTTTCTTCCTGCAACAGAACGATGCGGTTCTGTTTTCGATCAATGATCTGAACCGTCCGCAATCGGTCGTCTTCGACGCGATGCCGCGACGGAGCGAGATAGGTGACCCTCTGGCTACCGTTCGTGTTAACCAATTCGTTCAGGTTTCCCGTGGATGAAAACTGAACTTGGCAAACCATCGACCTCAGCGACTCCAGACGTTTGACTGCCTGTGCGTAAACGTTAGCGTTGCCCAGCGGAATCCCGATCAATGCGAAACCGCTAACGATCACGGCCAAGATGGACGCCGCGACCGCGAATCGTAAGACGACCGGATACCGTCGTGAATCGATGGGAGGGCCTGTCGTTGCCACTGAAACTGATGCGGCACTGTGGGCCCGTTGCTTCACGCGTTCGATGGCGTCGGCAGGAACAGGATCACTCAGCACTGCCCAGACAGCCGTTTCGAGTTGCCCGTCCAGTTCTGGATGTTTTGGGTTATCGGTGTTTGGATTCATGACTGGTCTCCTTGAACGACAGCCAATTGGCTGGAGAGTTTATTGCGAGCCTTGTAGAGCGTTGTGGATACCGTTTCAGGTGAAACGTCCAGCGCTGCCGCGATCTCGTTTCGTGAAAGTTGTTCGAAGTACGCGAGGCTGAAAATTGCAGCCTGCTGATCGGGCAGACTTCGAATCGCGGCGCGAAGCCAAGTCGTAAGCTCGGTCGCGATGAGTTGTTGGTCCGGTTGCTGTGCCGATGAAACAACATCCATACTCGGCAACGGTTCCGGCCGTCTGCGGTCACGACGCAGTCGATCGATCGAGCGAACCGTTGCCAAACGAACCATCAGACCCGTCCAAGAGCGCACTGGCCCGGATTGGTGAACGGCCATCGCCTCTGTGAAGACCTCTTGGCTAACATCTTCGGCGTCGTGAACCGATCCGAGGATGCGGTACGCGATACGAAAGACGCGTTCCGCATGTTTTTCGATGACTTTTCCCCAGTCAGGGGCAGCGGGATCGGACACATTGGGTCTCCTTCGAGAAAGTGAGTGACTATCAAGTGGTCGAGCCACGCCGTCATCCATGACCCAAGAAGTCAAAACTCCTCACCTGAATTCCATTGTCAACAATTTTGCGGCCTGCCGTCATGGACCATCCGCCCGGCACGGAGAGGTTGCGAAATCATTGAACAATTCAATTTCGAGGGCAATACAAGCACGAAGCGGGAGCGAGCGGATCAGATTCAAACGCTTGTGCGTCGTGCTTGTATAGGTTCACGGGCTAGGAGTGAAAATTCAGCCCGGGCCTCAAGCCCGACACGCCGCAAAGAGTCGACGTGGTCCATGCATGTTCGATCCAGATTCGGCCAGTCAGGATATTTTCGCGCCCTGGCCTCGTCGCAACCACGCCTAAATACTTACAGACACGCGGTTAAGCTTTTACGTGAGTCTGTGAATCGTTCCCCTACGATCACACGGACCCATTGATGCTCTTTCCATACAGTACCGACGCGCCCATCTACTTTCGCCCGGTGGGAACGATCACGGTCATCGCGTTGAATTGCGTGATGTTTTGGTTGACGGGAATGGGCGAGGTGATGGGGAACGCAACCTCCGACTTCCGTTGGCTGATCCTCGAATTCGATCGTATCCATCCCCTTCAATGGATCACGTCCGCCTTCATGCATGCCAGTTGGATGCACTTGGTCGGCAACATGATCTTTTTGTGGTGCTTTGGCTTGATCGTCGAAGGCAAAATCGGCTGGCAGAAATTTTCCGCTCTCTACTTCGGGATCTGTCTTGCCGATGGAGCGATCATTCAAATTCCGATGTACATGATGTTCGGCGATTCGTTGGGCGGTGCCTTGGGAGCATCCGGCGTCATCTTTGCTTTGATGGCGATCGCAATGTGCTGGGCACCCGAAAACGACATGAACTGTATCCTAGGGCTGGGATACTATTTTCGATCGATTGACGTGCCAGTCTTTGGGTTCGCGGCGTTTTATCTGATCCTACAACTTTTCCCGCTGGCCTTTGGCGGGTTAAGGATGTCGACGCCGATGCTGCATTTGCTAGGCATGTCGGTAGGGTTTCCGTTTGCGTTCTATATGCTGAAACACAACTTGGTTGATTGCGAAGGATGGGACATCGTTTCGCGATGGAAGCGACTGCCTCGTAACCCACTGGCCATTGTGGGGCGAATGTTCCAAAGCCACGACAAACGCGAAAAGGCAACATTGTTGGCGACTGCATATGGCAGCGGTAGCCGCGAAGCAGGGCAAGATGCCCTTCGACAGATTCTAGAGAACCCGAGCGTCTTCAACCCGCCTGCGTTCAATGCTGCGGTCGTCTCGCCACCGCCGTTTTCGAATCCCGCGCCCACTGCCGCTTCATCAGAAATGAGTACGGAAGTAAGACATAGGGAACCTGCACCAAAACCATCGGCGATTGATTTGTTTCAAAACGCGATCGAAAACGATCAACTGTCCACGGCAAGTGCCGCCTATCGTTCGATCCGGATGGGCGCGGGCACTCATTTGATCGGTGACGAAGTACTGTCTCGTTATGTCAAGCTATTGGGACAACATGGCAAGCACATCGACTCGCTCGATCCGCTAGAAGTGCTGGTCTCGCGGCGGTCGCGATACTGCAATCAAGCGTGCTTGCGAACGGCTCTCATACAACTTCAATGTAAGCAGGACCCAACGGCCGCCCAAGCCGCGCTGACTCAGATGACACAACCGATCAGCCCCCAGACAATCGCCAAGCAACGACAAATTATCGCCGCATGCGAATCAAACACCAACCGGACTCGAAGCAAGACCCTCTAAGCACGATCGCATCAGCCACACCTACGACTTGATTGCCGACGATGGCCGCCGCACTGCCCGCGAACGCGGCTTGGAATTGCTGGCCGCGAAGTCCGGCAAATCAGGCTCTCGCATCGGCGATAAAAACGCATCGACTTGTTCACGATGCCGGTGGCGATTGCGGTCGTCCGACAACGCGAACAAGCGCGGGCGAGTGGGTCGCAACGCAACTCATCCCAGTCGCGGAAACCTGCCCAATTCGATCTAGCGAACATCGGGCGGAAAAGCATTGCGTCAAACAACCCCCAAAGACCACTCCCGGCACCCCCAAAGGCCGGGCGTGACAACCTCAATTCGCGCGAAAAGGCCGAGTTGGTACCCGACGATCAGACTTTCCATCCTCGATCCAGTGAATACACTTTCCCCGAAATCGACGTTGCACTATCCTGCCGGGATCACTTTCGACGTCCTCTATTCCCCTTCGGTGTCTTCATTGTTTCGCACACTTATCACTTTCGCATCCGTCGTTTTTTTCACGTTGTATTCCTCCACCGTTTGCCGAGCAGATTTGGTACTCGTCAATGGTGGGTTTGATGGCACGCTTGCCAATTTCTCAACGATTAACAGCAGCACCGACGCGACCGTAGGAAACTGGCTCAAGTCGTCTGGCTTAAATCAGGTCTCCACCGGATTCGGCGCGAACACGACGAACATCATTATGAGATCGAGTACGTTCTCTGGCTTCGCACAACCCGACCGGGCCCACTCGGTCGCGTACCAATTCCTCGATGCAACAACGGCGAGCGGAACATACCAGTTCAATTTCGAATACTACAACGATGACATTGGTTCGTCGATCGCAGTTCAGGATAGCATCGCGAGCGTCAACATCTACGGGATCAAGGGAAGCACTTGGACAACGACCAGCGGTTTTACAAGCTTTGGATCTACGTCCCAGGCGGAGGTGGCTCTTCCCACGCCTGTGATTTCGGGCGCGATCCTCACGCCACTCGGCTCATTTTTCTCACTCAGTCAAACCGACCAATGGCAGAGCGGCAGCTTCGAATTTGATCTCGGCGCTGGCGGTTACGACACCGTGGCTGTTCGACTGGGGGCAAGGTATCACGTTACAGGTCCAAGCCGAACCGCGTTCGACAACATTGCACTGACTGCCGTTGCGGTGCCTGAACCTTCGACAGCGTTAACGTTCACGGCTTTCGGTATAGCCGCGATCGGCCTTCGCCGCCTTCGGTTGCGACGCGATCGACGGCGAAACAATTGATCGATCCTGCGTTGGAACTTGCTGCCGCAGATCGCGTCTGACGTTGCCCTCTGACCGAACATCATGCGTTTAGAATTTGAAACCGCTGACAAACTCGCCCGTCACTTGGCCGAGGACATTGATCTACGTCATGCAGTGTTTCAAGGCGTTGACCTGACTGCGTTTGCCGATCGGTTGGCCAAAGCTGATCTGCGGGACGCAGTCTTGCTGGGCTGCGTG from Rubripirellula tenax encodes the following:
- a CDS encoding helix-turn-helix domain-containing protein; the protein is MERLFSISELRTIAARALQDADYVPAASARVRDVPDTRTIRYYTSLGLIDRPTEMRGRTAFYGSRHVLQLVAIKRLQADSLTLSDIQQRLAGMTTKKLQSTAALPAGFWKQAKRYLDQLPTSPAAPTSKIEASQNETADGDEFWIRPAAAPSDPTGAAGEVSGCRISQSLQIALHPDAQLTITTSTSAKQIGPASLQRLRAAADSLIRELVRQGLIDTHSTSTRDTRS
- a CDS encoding DUF1853 family protein → MLSGPQLLADLAWAINSPALASVQTEPLPVEHAVPAEALATEGLVIVPSKIDVDHLVEFFRYQPPRKVGHYFERLMHYWLAHVRGVEIVAASEQIRRGNDTLGEVDFVFRDEAGRLNHLEVAVKFYLYQHDQTILGSHFIGPNLRDTFQRKIDRIEQHQLPISRGPYSGIEIRQAIVKGVVFYESSQFPPSTLPDRMLADHLRGTIIRSSDLDIIRHDAQFRYRVLNKPFWLSAIAEGAGTWNSLSTGEQVVHRIGQSDARFGSPVLLARFQLDGDRVQEADRIFVVDDCWPN
- a CDS encoding PEP-CTERM sorting domain-containing protein gives rise to the protein MRSSTFSGFAQPDRAHSVAYQFLDATTASGTYQFNFEYYNDDIGSSIAVQDSIASVNIYGIKGSTWTTTSGFTSFGSTSQAEVALPTPVISGAILTPLGSFFSLSQTDQWQSGSFEFDLGAGGYDTVAVRLGARYHVTGPSRTAFDNIALTAVAVPEPSTALTFTAFGIAAIGLRRLRLRRDRRRNN
- a CDS encoding RNA polymerase sigma factor, giving the protein MSDPAAPDWGKVIEKHAERVFRIAYRILGSVHDAEDVSQEVFTEAMAVHQSGPVRSWTGLMVRLATVRSIDRLRRDRRRPEPLPSMDVVSSAQQPDQQLIATELTTWLRAAIRSLPDQQAAIFSLAYFEQLSRNEIAAALDVSPETVSTTLYKARNKLSSQLAVVQGDQS
- a CDS encoding rhomboid family intramembrane serine protease — encoded protein: MLFPYSTDAPIYFRPVGTITVIALNCVMFWLTGMGEVMGNATSDFRWLILEFDRIHPLQWITSAFMHASWMHLVGNMIFLWCFGLIVEGKIGWQKFSALYFGICLADGAIIQIPMYMMFGDSLGGALGASGVIFALMAIAMCWAPENDMNCILGLGYYFRSIDVPVFGFAAFYLILQLFPLAFGGLRMSTPMLHLLGMSVGFPFAFYMLKHNLVDCEGWDIVSRWKRLPRNPLAIVGRMFQSHDKREKATLLATAYGSGSREAGQDALRQILENPSVFNPPAFNAAVVSPPPFSNPAPTAASSEMSTEVRHREPAPKPSAIDLFQNAIENDQLSTASAAYRSIRMGAGTHLIGDEVLSRYVKLLGQHGKHIDSLDPLEVLVSRRSRYCNQACLRTALIQLQCKQDPTAAQAALTQMTQPISPQTIAKQRQIIAACESNTNRTRSKTL
- a CDS encoding ATPase, T2SS/T4P/T4SS family, producing the protein MTTFTLPRIDQADEADTPLGFGSLKTDIGNMPLKQLGYHTRVVGMGAATTIKQTFYNPFDECIEATYIFPIEGDQAVVGCEIWVADRLVRAQLKERGQARSDYRRAIHDGYRAALLEQNRGETFSMKVGNIPPGEAIQVRIETIGNLTVAHGEWTLRLPLVVAPRYTSGFPMPGRSVGSGVAADTDQVPDASTVTPPTWLPGFPSPVDLSLSVDIDLGALSDAPDWPTRLRSSLHAVAVQTQSDDGGTARSASLRIQPGEKVDRDFILRGSLNTSQTTASLMHDESNATFAVQVSPPAKASSSPRDIVFLLDRSGSMSGWKMDAARRGISRLIDTLSPQDRFQVLAFDNRIETPLAGTPIQLQPATDANRYRAVRWLAKIEARGGTEMGWAMEQAIQPFASPSNEFDSNPRSAALVLVTDGQITGEDSVLRLLGQIPKQRCPRIYCLGVDRAVNGGVLKRLTKFTNGTYELVESEKRLDEILQRFGLEMGSPSITDLRFEAIDGDISQLTPNGQDVLYSGRPVSFYGRTTGSGSPRIAIHGTQTNGQPWSQILDPMPVTTGGNETSVLHSLWGRARLRELEDQFAASAAPDRLLQNAITRCSLETNVLSRFTAFVAVDDTERVNANRHPHSITQPVESPEGWQSSAAAPIARNRLVAFPKPATVRQPSTGSYVSKGPSTSGFALPKQFDDLIVQKGIVSLDQFSEAEALAKSTATNVGNALVRLQYATSEEVARVTAESFKMPYVNLRHTSIPLNVVELIPESVARENGVMPLSQSGNSLTVLISNPSDLETIEKLRFILNRNIQVMVASPEAIMQSINLHYGQVEGESADSMLQEFTDTAIDFTETADDDDMMDGDSDACFGLADDIVAGRLQSDDEVYGMIQPTNDWIEPPMRKRRASQPKPAPQLNDSPVIRLVNLLIAEAIQLRATHVILSPRTEAVVVHYVVDGVAVERERIPRRMLAAIISRLKILSNVDIAIQDQLQSGTMKLTVGDKSTVSQVHFAPTQEGTKVLIELGVEGQPSPDATVPDSVREWWDPVTPLQ